The Gallus gallus isolate bGalGal1 chromosome 3, bGalGal1.mat.broiler.GRCg7b, whole genome shotgun sequence genome window below encodes:
- the MEA1 gene encoding male-enhanced antigen 1: MAVARRMGPERVCPEEPGPPEAPEGAAGWSGDEEDEEEEEEEEEEEEEGGGGYLYQPLSQEPEQGPAETGPPAGGAEPGPGLQERLQMLRLHLPEPPADSEDEEEEGAAAQSSRGSIPMDPEHVELVKRTMAGVKLPTLGIPAWASQISDEQWQAVVQRALQARHGAGSSRPEWK, encoded by the exons ATGGCGGTGGCGCGGAGGATGGGGCCGGAGCGGGTGTGTCCCGAGGAGCCGGGGCCGCCGGAGGCCCCCGAGGGCGCGGCGGGATGGAGCGGCGAcgaggaggatgaggaggaggaggaggaagaggaggaggaagaagaagaggggGGCGGCGGGTACCTGTACCAGCCGCTGAGCCAGGAGCCGGAGCAGGGCCCCGCCGAGACGGGCCCTCCCGCGGGCGGCGCCGAGCCGGGCCCCGGCCTCCAGGAACGGCTGCAG ATGCTGAGGCTGCACCTGCCCGAGCCGCCCGCGGACAgcgaggacgaggaggaggaaggcgCGGCGGCGCAGAGCAGCCGCGGCTCCATCCCCATGGACCCAG AGCACGTGGAGCTGGTGAAGAGGACGATGGCGGGCGTGAAGCTGCCCACGCTGGGCATCCCCGCCTGGGCCAGCCAGATCTCGGACGAGCAGTGGCAGGCGGTGGTGCAGCGCGCGCTGCAGGCCCGGCACGGCGCGGGCAGCTCCAGGCCCGAGTGGAAGTGA